One region of Brassica napus cultivar Da-Ae chromosome A10, Da-Ae, whole genome shotgun sequence genomic DNA includes:
- the LOC106418997 gene encoding cleft lip and palate transmembrane protein 1 homolog isoform X1, protein MAPPAAGETAAVVGGDAQPQQQQRQAGGGFGQTITGIIRIAVFCYFASKFFSPKQKPVDPSKPPPHLMSNLFHKGEPLDMWFYLSENVKFNDFGNDGKLVWHETNIPCAVWKPESTRTLSMKYYPSEALKNNGSLYAHVFFARSGFPIDPNDPEYQPLNCFGRTHPVATYLPKRKADKKKSLLGNPKDSADSSAEVEASQEVNGRDSELKDEGPVEWISYWKPNVTINLVDDFTRYPQHGVPPNIAPYIQVEPTTVNYYPIVFFNEFWLLRDKLIAINETVSELPLNIEVSPISMTKWQLFEQIEQSFQVHRSYGSMLDGESDELKRVFLEGNPYLLGITMCVSMLHSVFDFLAFKNDIQFWNKNKSMEGLSAKSVVLNFICQFIIFLYLLDNDTSWMILASSGVGVCIEFWKIGKAMRIEVDRSGMIPRLRFHDRESYARNKTKEYDDIAIKFLSYVLLLLVAGFAIYSLAYERHKSWYSWILSSLTSCVYMFGFIMMCPQLFINYKLKSVAHLPWRQMTYKFLNTIIDDLFAFVIKMPMLHRLSVFRDDVIFLIYLYQRWVYPVDKTRVNEFGFGGEDDSADPKKITDQEDDKKTN, encoded by the exons ATGGCTCCGCCGGCAGCAGGTGAAACAGCGGCCGTCGTGGGCGGTGATGCTCAGCCGCAGCAGCAGCAACGACAAGCAGGTGGTGGATTTGGGCAGACGATAACCGGAATCATTCGAATCGCCGTCTTCTGCTACTTCGCTTCGAAGTTCTTCTCGCCGAAACAGAAACCTGTTGATCCTTCTAAGCCTCCGCCTCATCTCATGTCCAATCTCTTTCACAAAGGCGAGCCCTTG GATATGTGGTTTTATCTATCGGAGAATGTTAAATTCAATGACTTTGGGAACGATGGTAAGCTTGTTTGGCACGAGACGAACATTCCTTGTGCTGTGTGGAAGCCTGAGAGCACTAGGACCTTGTCAATGAAGTATTATCCATCCGAG GCACTGAAGAATAATGGGAGTCTCTATGCTCATGTCTTCTTTGCTCGATCTGGTTTTCCTATTGATCCTAACGATCCTGAGTATCAGCCTCTTAATTGCTTTGGCAGGACACATC CTGTTGCGACTTACTTGCCAAAGCGGAAAGCAGATAAGAAGAAGAGTCTTTTGGGAAATCCTAAAGACTCTGCTGATTCCAGTGCAGAAGTTGAG GCTTCGCAGGAGGTTAATGGTCGTGACTCGGAACTTAAGGATGAGGGCCCTGTGGAATGGATATCCTACTGGAAACCTAATGTCACCATTAACCTAGTCGATGACTTTACTCG CTATCCACAGCACGGTGTACCACCAAACATTGCTCCTT ACATACAAGTAGAACCTACTACAGTAAACTACTACCCTATAGTTTTCTTCAACGAGTTTTGGCTGCTAAGGGACAAGCTGATTGCAATCAACGAGACAGTCTCAGAGCTGCCACTTAACATTGAAGTAAGCCCCATAAGCATGACAAAGTGGCAGCTATTTGAGCAGATTGAACAGTCTTTCCAGGTTCATCGTAGCTACGGAAGCATGCTTGATGGTGAATCTGACGAACTAAAG AGGGTGTTTTTGGAAGGCAACCCTTATCTGTTGGGCATCACAATGTGTGTTTCGATGCTGCATTCTGTGTTTGACTTCCTTGCATTCAAAAACG ATATCCAGTTTTGGAACAAGAACAAATCTATGGAAGGACTGTCTGCAAAGTCTGTTGTACTCAACTTCATCTGTCAGTTCATCATCTTCCTCTACCTGCTTGACAACGACACTTCATGGATGATACTGGCTAGTTCTGGAGTTGGCGTCTGCATTGAGTTCTGGAAAATAGGGAAAGCCATGCGCATAGAG GTTGATAGAAGTGGAATGATTCCAAGATTGAGGTTCCACGATCGTGAATCCTATGCGAGAAACAAAACCAAGGAGTATGATGATATTGCCATTAAATTCTTATCCTATGTGCTGCTCCTCCTTGTCGCTGGATTCGCCATATATTCACTAGCCTACGAACGCCACAAGAGCTGGTACTCATGGATACTATCTTCACTAACGAGCTGCGTCTACATGTTTG GTTTTATAATGATGTGTCCTCAATTGTTCATCAACTATAAGCTAAAGTCAGTAGCGCATCTACCATGGAGGCAGATGACTTATAAGTTCCTCAACACCATCATCGACGATCTCTTTGCCTTTGTCATCAAAATGCCAATGCTGCACCGTCTCTCTGTCTTCCGAGATG ATGTAATTTTCTTGATATACTTGTACCAGAGATGGGTTTATCCTGTGGACAAAACACGTGTCAACGAGTTTGGTTTTGGAGGTGAGGATGATTCTGCGGATCCGAAGAAGATCACTGACCAAGAAGATGACaagaaaacaaactaa
- the LOC106418997 gene encoding cleft lip and palate transmembrane protein 1 homolog isoform X2 codes for MAPPAAGETAAVVGGDAQPQQQQRQAGGGFGQTITGIIRIAVFCYFASKFFSPKQKPVDPSKPPPHLMSNLFHKGEPLDMWFYLSENVKFNDFGNDGKLVWHETNIPCAVWKPESTRTLSMKYYPSEALKNNGSLYAHVFFARSGFPIDPNDPEYQPLNCFGRTHPVATYLPKRKADKKKSLLGNPKDSADSSAEVEEVNGRDSELKDEGPVEWISYWKPNVTINLVDDFTRYPQHGVPPNIAPYIQVEPTTVNYYPIVFFNEFWLLRDKLIAINETVSELPLNIEVSPISMTKWQLFEQIEQSFQVHRSYGSMLDGESDELKRVFLEGNPYLLGITMCVSMLHSVFDFLAFKNDIQFWNKNKSMEGLSAKSVVLNFICQFIIFLYLLDNDTSWMILASSGVGVCIEFWKIGKAMRIEVDRSGMIPRLRFHDRESYARNKTKEYDDIAIKFLSYVLLLLVAGFAIYSLAYERHKSWYSWILSSLTSCVYMFGFIMMCPQLFINYKLKSVAHLPWRQMTYKFLNTIIDDLFAFVIKMPMLHRLSVFRDDVIFLIYLYQRWVYPVDKTRVNEFGFGGEDDSADPKKITDQEDDKKTN; via the exons ATGGCTCCGCCGGCAGCAGGTGAAACAGCGGCCGTCGTGGGCGGTGATGCTCAGCCGCAGCAGCAGCAACGACAAGCAGGTGGTGGATTTGGGCAGACGATAACCGGAATCATTCGAATCGCCGTCTTCTGCTACTTCGCTTCGAAGTTCTTCTCGCCGAAACAGAAACCTGTTGATCCTTCTAAGCCTCCGCCTCATCTCATGTCCAATCTCTTTCACAAAGGCGAGCCCTTG GATATGTGGTTTTATCTATCGGAGAATGTTAAATTCAATGACTTTGGGAACGATGGTAAGCTTGTTTGGCACGAGACGAACATTCCTTGTGCTGTGTGGAAGCCTGAGAGCACTAGGACCTTGTCAATGAAGTATTATCCATCCGAG GCACTGAAGAATAATGGGAGTCTCTATGCTCATGTCTTCTTTGCTCGATCTGGTTTTCCTATTGATCCTAACGATCCTGAGTATCAGCCTCTTAATTGCTTTGGCAGGACACATC CTGTTGCGACTTACTTGCCAAAGCGGAAAGCAGATAAGAAGAAGAGTCTTTTGGGAAATCCTAAAGACTCTGCTGATTCCAGTGCAGAAGTTGAG GAGGTTAATGGTCGTGACTCGGAACTTAAGGATGAGGGCCCTGTGGAATGGATATCCTACTGGAAACCTAATGTCACCATTAACCTAGTCGATGACTTTACTCG CTATCCACAGCACGGTGTACCACCAAACATTGCTCCTT ACATACAAGTAGAACCTACTACAGTAAACTACTACCCTATAGTTTTCTTCAACGAGTTTTGGCTGCTAAGGGACAAGCTGATTGCAATCAACGAGACAGTCTCAGAGCTGCCACTTAACATTGAAGTAAGCCCCATAAGCATGACAAAGTGGCAGCTATTTGAGCAGATTGAACAGTCTTTCCAGGTTCATCGTAGCTACGGAAGCATGCTTGATGGTGAATCTGACGAACTAAAG AGGGTGTTTTTGGAAGGCAACCCTTATCTGTTGGGCATCACAATGTGTGTTTCGATGCTGCATTCTGTGTTTGACTTCCTTGCATTCAAAAACG ATATCCAGTTTTGGAACAAGAACAAATCTATGGAAGGACTGTCTGCAAAGTCTGTTGTACTCAACTTCATCTGTCAGTTCATCATCTTCCTCTACCTGCTTGACAACGACACTTCATGGATGATACTGGCTAGTTCTGGAGTTGGCGTCTGCATTGAGTTCTGGAAAATAGGGAAAGCCATGCGCATAGAG GTTGATAGAAGTGGAATGATTCCAAGATTGAGGTTCCACGATCGTGAATCCTATGCGAGAAACAAAACCAAGGAGTATGATGATATTGCCATTAAATTCTTATCCTATGTGCTGCTCCTCCTTGTCGCTGGATTCGCCATATATTCACTAGCCTACGAACGCCACAAGAGCTGGTACTCATGGATACTATCTTCACTAACGAGCTGCGTCTACATGTTTG GTTTTATAATGATGTGTCCTCAATTGTTCATCAACTATAAGCTAAAGTCAGTAGCGCATCTACCATGGAGGCAGATGACTTATAAGTTCCTCAACACCATCATCGACGATCTCTTTGCCTTTGTCATCAAAATGCCAATGCTGCACCGTCTCTCTGTCTTCCGAGATG ATGTAATTTTCTTGATATACTTGTACCAGAGATGGGTTTATCCTGTGGACAAAACACGTGTCAACGAGTTTGGTTTTGGAGGTGAGGATGATTCTGCGGATCCGAAGAAGATCACTGACCAAGAAGATGACaagaaaacaaactaa
- the LOC106419239 gene encoding VQ motif-containing protein 31-like, protein MNNQGSQNVATCKPVTTFVHTDTNTFREIVQRLTGPSENNNAAAVPPEATSIKTTTQKKPTTSKLHERRQCMMRPKLEIVKPPLSFKPTSTTPSSKSGNTNLLASPVGTPSSLLSNLSLIEGDKADPHTEQEEEKAIKERRFYLHPSPRSKPGYTEPELLTLFPLTSPNSSGRP, encoded by the coding sequence ATGAATAACCAAGGAAGTCAAAACGTTGCAACATGCAAGCCCGTCACAACATTCGTCCACACCGACACCAACACTTTCAGAGAAATCGTCCAGCGCTTGACAGGTCCATCAGAGAACAACAATGCTGCAGCAGTACCACCAGAAGCAACATCGATAAAAACCACCACACAGAAAAAGCCGACGACTTCTAAGCTACATGAGAGAAGGCAATGTATGATGAGGCCAAAGCTTGAAATTGTCAAACCTCCTCTGAGCTTTAAGCCCACCAGTACGACACCATCATCTAAATCTGGTAACACCAACCTTTTAGCAAGTCCGGTGGGCACACCTTCTTCATTGCTCTCTAACCTGTCCTTGATAGAAGGTGATAAAGCAGACCCACAtacagaacaagaagaagagaaagccaTTAAAGAGAGACGTTTCTACTTGCACCCATCGCCAAGGTCTAAACCAGGGTATACAGAACCAGAGCTGCTTACTTTGTTTCCTTTAACATCTCCCAATTCCAGTGGCAGACCATAA